One window of Curtobacterium sp. 458 genomic DNA carries:
- a CDS encoding CE1758 family FMN-dependent luciferase-like monooxygenase, whose protein sequence is MQFGIFTVSDVTTDPTTGTTPDDTQRVKDILTIAEHADQAGLDVFATGEHHNPPFVASSPTTMLGYLAGRTKHITLSTSTTLITTNDPVRIAEEYAMLQVISDGRMDLMMGRGNTGPVYPWFGQDIRQGVNLAIENYALVRQLWENDVVNWQGKFRTPLQGFTSTPRPLDGVPPFVWHGSIRTPEIAEQAAYYGDGFLHNNIFWPIQHTEQMVGLYRQRFEHYGHGRADQAIVGLGGQFFARKNSQDAVDEFRPFFDNAPVYGHGPSMEDFTTQTPLTVGSPQQVIDRYATMKDHVGHYQRQLFLVDHAGLPLKTVLEQIDILAEDIVPELRRINDEGRPADVPSDPPSHADRVAAAMAAGTAGSDHVAAEDEWTGASV, encoded by the coding sequence ATGCAGTTCGGGATCTTCACGGTCAGCGACGTCACGACCGACCCCACCACCGGGACGACCCCGGACGACACCCAGCGGGTGAAGGACATCCTCACGATCGCCGAGCACGCGGACCAGGCCGGTCTCGACGTCTTCGCGACGGGCGAGCACCACAACCCGCCGTTCGTCGCGTCGAGTCCGACCACGATGCTCGGCTACCTCGCCGGACGGACGAAGCACATCACGCTCTCGACCTCGACGACCCTCATCACGACGAACGACCCCGTGCGCATCGCTGAGGAGTACGCGATGCTCCAGGTCATCTCCGACGGCCGCATGGACCTCATGATGGGCCGCGGCAACACCGGCCCCGTCTACCCGTGGTTCGGGCAGGACATCCGGCAGGGTGTCAACCTGGCGATCGAGAACTACGCCCTCGTCCGCCAGCTCTGGGAGAACGACGTCGTCAACTGGCAGGGCAAGTTCCGCACCCCGCTGCAGGGCTTCACCTCCACGCCGCGTCCGCTCGACGGCGTCCCGCCCTTCGTCTGGCACGGCTCGATCCGCACGCCCGAGATCGCCGAGCAGGCCGCGTACTACGGCGACGGCTTCCTCCACAACAACATCTTCTGGCCGATCCAGCACACCGAGCAGATGGTCGGGCTCTACCGCCAGCGCTTCGAGCACTACGGGCACGGTCGGGCCGACCAGGCGATCGTCGGGCTCGGCGGGCAGTTCTTCGCCCGGAAGAACTCGCAGGACGCGGTCGACGAGTTCCGCCCGTTCTTCGACAACGCCCCGGTCTACGGTCACGGGCCCTCGATGGAGGACTTCACCACGCAGACCCCGCTCACGGTCGGTTCCCCCCAGCAGGTCATCGACCGGTACGCGACGATGAAGGACCACGTCGGGCACTACCAGCGCCAGCTGTTCCTGGTCGACCACGCCGGCCTGCCGCTGAAGACGGTCCTCGAGCAGATCGACATCCTCGCGGAGGACATCGTCCCCGAGCTGCGCAGGATCAACGACGAGGGGCGCCCGGCCGACGTGCCGTCCGACCCGCCGTCGCACGCGGACCGCGTGGCGGCAGCCATGGCCGCCGGCACGGCGGGCAGTGACCACGTCGCCGCCGAGGACGAGTGGACGGGCGCGTCCGTCTGA
- a CDS encoding TIGR03943 family protein: MSSSESTAPAALGLGSVLAVALCTLWLALVGHLDLYINPRYAVFTIVLAVLAVPPAVAGLVVVARGHGHTHGDEPAGGGHTHDDAADGAPAPAGPAAGPHDRGGRPGGAGRRTRAVLGWAAAAVTVGVTVAMLVLPPTTLSARTAQQRSVDAATLSNATGTQGVALLGSDAVDTSDYGVKDWAALIRQTTDTSALVGKRVELTGFVVPAGDGSFTLTRFVISCCAVDAQPVGLGVTTSGAVPDADRWVTVRGSLVANPDQSAAARIVVKASSVRQIAQPSDPYEY; encoded by the coding sequence ATGTCCTCGTCTGAGTCGACGGCGCCCGCCGCCCTGGGGCTCGGGTCCGTCCTCGCGGTCGCGTTGTGCACGCTCTGGCTGGCGCTGGTCGGGCACCTCGACCTCTACATCAACCCGCGGTACGCGGTCTTCACGATCGTGCTCGCCGTGCTCGCCGTGCCGCCGGCGGTCGCCGGGCTCGTCGTCGTCGCGCGCGGCCACGGGCACACGCACGGCGACGAGCCGGCCGGCGGCGGACACACGCACGACGACGCGGCCGACGGTGCGCCCGCGCCCGCGGGCCCGGCAGCGGGACCGCACGACCGCGGCGGTCGGCCGGGAGGCGCGGGTCGCCGCACACGGGCCGTCCTCGGCTGGGCGGCGGCAGCCGTCACGGTCGGGGTCACGGTCGCCATGCTCGTCCTGCCGCCGACGACCCTGTCCGCCCGGACCGCGCAGCAGCGGAGCGTCGACGCCGCCACCCTCTCGAACGCCACCGGCACGCAGGGCGTCGCGCTCCTCGGCAGCGACGCCGTCGACACGTCCGACTACGGCGTCAAGGACTGGGCCGCCCTGATCCGCCAGACCACCGACACGAGCGCGCTCGTCGGCAAGCGGGTGGAGCTCACGGGCTTCGTCGTCCCCGCCGGAGACGGCTCGTTCACGCTCACCCGCTTCGTGATCAGCTGCTGCGCGGTCGACGCCCAACCCGTCGGCCTCGGCGTCACCACGAGCGGCGCCGTCCCCGACGCCGACCGGTGGGTGACCGTGCGGGGATCGCTCGTCGCCAACCCCGACCAGTCCGCCGCCGCCAGGATCGTCGTCAAGGCGTCCTCGGTCCGACAGATCGCGCAGCCGAGTGACCCCTACGAGTACTGA
- a CDS encoding glycerate kinase produces the protein MRIVVAPDSFKGTATAASVAAAIADGWRTERPDDDVVLAPMADGGEGTLDAFASAFPESVRQPVTVTGPAGTPIEAEWLLLPDGRGVVELAATSGLPLLGGELLPDTATSRGFGEAIVAALDAGVTGLVLGIGGSASTDGGASVLDVLADRPLPSGGVTVLTDVTSPLVGPTGAAAVFGPQKGIAPERVAEFDARLSAFAARFPHVDPATPGAGAAGGVGFGLLAWGATLVRGADGVAEVLSLPALLDGADVVVTGEGRFDGQSAAGKVVSVVHELVGQHAPGARAMLVAGAIEAPLDAFAAAASLTVIATQTTGEPTDALRDPLRFATIAGTRLARMA, from the coding sequence CCGCGACCGCGGCGTCCGTGGCTGCGGCGATCGCCGACGGCTGGCGGACCGAGCGGCCGGACGACGACGTGGTCCTCGCGCCGATGGCCGACGGCGGCGAGGGCACCCTGGACGCATTCGCCTCCGCGTTCCCCGAGTCCGTCCGACAGCCCGTGACCGTCACCGGGCCCGCTGGCACGCCGATCGAGGCCGAGTGGCTGCTCCTCCCCGACGGACGCGGTGTGGTCGAGCTCGCGGCGACGAGCGGCCTGCCGCTGCTCGGCGGCGAGCTGCTGCCCGACACCGCGACCTCGCGGGGCTTCGGCGAGGCGATCGTCGCGGCGCTCGACGCGGGCGTGACGGGGCTCGTGCTCGGCATCGGGGGCAGCGCCTCGACCGACGGGGGCGCCTCGGTGCTCGACGTCCTCGCCGACCGGCCGCTCCCCAGCGGGGGCGTGACGGTCCTCACCGACGTCACCTCGCCGCTCGTCGGGCCGACGGGTGCCGCCGCGGTGTTCGGGCCACAGAAGGGCATCGCCCCCGAGCGCGTGGCCGAGTTCGACGCCCGACTGTCGGCGTTCGCCGCACGCTTCCCCCACGTCGACCCGGCGACCCCCGGGGCCGGGGCCGCTGGTGGCGTCGGGTTCGGGCTGCTCGCGTGGGGTGCGACCCTCGTGCGCGGTGCGGACGGGGTCGCCGAGGTCCTGAGCCTGCCGGCGCTGCTCGACGGCGCCGACGTCGTGGTCACGGGCGAGGGACGGTTCGACGGGCAGAGCGCGGCGGGCAAGGTGGTCTCGGTCGTGCACGAACTCGTCGGGCAGCACGCACCGGGCGCTCGGGCGATGCTCGTCGCCGGGGCGATCGAGGCTCCGCTGGACGCCTTCGCCGCCGCAGCCTCGCTGACGGTGATCGCGACGCAGACCACGGGTGAGCCGACCGACGCGCTCCGCGACCCGCTGCGGTTCGCGACGATCGCCGGGACCCGACTCGCCCGGATGGCCTGA
- a CDS encoding helix-turn-helix transcriptional regulator: protein MSTTSTPSPAALVSVAGSDTDSAIRDLAGMYAGKQWYSAHVDDDYWYRYAGIGDSRMSVRRSQMHGYLRGDVAVEGEVVVQWIDSGTATVDTHRDATPMRLGVPVLFPIEQRFEMEYRDWDQRLVHLRRDLVLDVAAEQYLVDGTLGFQRGVEPDASAIQQWQRSVAGAVRAFREDGAESLAWHEAQRGVARALLGLYRFQAPKLPEHFGARSNRRVRAAVEHIHANAALPLTVSDIARAADLSVRGLQESFQRALDRTPMQYLREVRLRRAHEDLLRSSIGETTVADVARRWGFSHMGRFSSEFLQRFGEYPKNTLRRR from the coding sequence ATGTCCACCACTTCCACCCCCTCCCCCGCGGCGCTCGTCTCCGTGGCCGGCAGCGACACGGACTCGGCGATCCGTGACCTCGCCGGGATGTACGCGGGCAAGCAGTGGTACTCCGCCCACGTGGACGACGACTACTGGTACCGGTACGCCGGCATCGGCGACTCCCGGATGAGCGTCCGACGCTCGCAGATGCACGGCTACCTCCGCGGCGACGTCGCCGTCGAGGGCGAGGTGGTCGTCCAGTGGATCGACTCCGGCACCGCGACCGTCGACACCCACCGCGACGCGACCCCCATGCGCCTCGGCGTCCCCGTCCTCTTCCCGATCGAGCAGCGCTTCGAGATGGAGTACCGCGACTGGGACCAGCGGCTCGTGCACCTGCGACGAGACCTCGTGCTCGACGTGGCGGCGGAGCAGTACCTCGTCGACGGCACGCTCGGCTTCCAGCGCGGGGTCGAGCCGGACGCGTCCGCGATCCAGCAGTGGCAGCGGTCGGTCGCCGGTGCGGTCCGCGCCTTCCGGGAGGACGGCGCGGAGTCGCTCGCGTGGCACGAGGCCCAGCGCGGTGTCGCCCGGGCGCTCCTGGGTCTGTACCGCTTCCAGGCACCGAAGCTCCCCGAGCACTTCGGTGCGCGGAGCAACCGCCGGGTCCGGGCAGCAGTCGAGCACATCCACGCGAACGCCGCCCTGCCGCTGACGGTGTCGGACATCGCGCGCGCCGCAGACCTCAGTGTCCGTGGCCTGCAGGAGTCGTTCCAGCGGGCACTCGACCGGACGCCGATGCAGTACCTCCGCGAGGTCCGGCTGCGCCGCGCCCACGAGGACCTGCTCCGTTCCTCCATCGGGGAGACCACGGTCGCCGACGTCGCGCGACGCTGGGGCTTCAGCCACATGGGCCGGTTCTCGAGCGAGTTCCTGCAGCGCTTCGGCGAGTACCCGAAGAACACCCTCCGTCGGCGCTAA
- a CDS encoding NAD(P)-dependent alcohol dehydrogenase, with the protein MRTVNAYAAPSATEPLVKTTITRRDLGPNDVEIDIAYAGICHSDIHTVRGEWGEIQYPQVVGHEIVGHVSAVGSDVTKHQVGDRVGVGCMVNSCGECENCIKGEEQYCLKGNIQTYAGVDPADGSITQGGYSQAIVVNEDFVLRVPESLDIEKVAPLLCAGITTYSPLHHWGVGPGSKVAVIGMGGLGHMAVKIAVALGAEVTVLSQTTSKQEDSLRYGATAHYATKDPETFEQLANSFELIINTVSAKIPMASYLGLLKVDGTMVNVGAPSEPLEVPAFALIPRRLSWAGSAIGGIRETQEMLDFCAEKGILPETELISADQINEAYERVLSSDVRYRFVIDAATLA; encoded by the coding sequence TTGCGCACCGTCAACGCCTACGCTGCCCCGTCCGCCACGGAGCCGCTCGTCAAGACCACCATCACCCGCCGCGACCTCGGTCCGAACGACGTCGAGATCGACATCGCCTACGCCGGCATCTGCCACTCGGACATCCACACCGTCCGTGGTGAGTGGGGCGAGATCCAGTACCCACAGGTCGTCGGTCACGAGATCGTCGGCCACGTCTCCGCCGTCGGCTCCGACGTCACGAAGCACCAGGTCGGCGACCGCGTCGGCGTCGGCTGCATGGTGAACTCCTGCGGCGAGTGCGAGAACTGCATCAAGGGCGAGGAGCAGTACTGCCTCAAGGGCAACATCCAGACCTACGCGGGCGTCGACCCGGCCGACGGCAGCATCACGCAGGGCGGCTACTCGCAGGCCATCGTGGTGAACGAGGACTTCGTGCTCCGCGTGCCCGAGTCGCTCGACATCGAGAAGGTCGCACCGCTGCTCTGCGCCGGCATCACGACCTACTCGCCGCTGCACCACTGGGGCGTCGGCCCCGGCTCGAAGGTCGCCGTCATCGGCATGGGCGGCCTCGGGCACATGGCGGTGAAGATCGCGGTCGCGCTCGGCGCCGAGGTCACCGTCCTGTCGCAGACCACGTCGAAGCAGGAGGACTCGCTCCGTTACGGCGCGACGGCCCACTACGCGACGAAGGACCCGGAGACGTTCGAGCAGCTCGCGAACTCGTTCGAGCTCATCATCAACACGGTGTCGGCGAAGATCCCGATGGCGTCCTACCTCGGGCTCCTCAAGGTCGACGGCACCATGGTGAACGTCGGTGCGCCGTCCGAGCCCCTCGAGGTCCCGGCCTTCGCCCTCATCCCGCGCCGCCTGAGCTGGGCCGGCTCCGCCATCGGCGGCATCCGCGAGACCCAGGAGATGCTCGACTTCTGCGCCGAGAAGGGCATCCTGCCGGAGACCGAGCTGATCAGCGCGGACCAGATCAACGAGGCGTACGAGCGTGTGCTGTCCTCGGACGTCCGGTACCGCTTCGTGATCGACGCGGCCACGCTCGCCTGA
- a CDS encoding ABC transporter permease: MTSSRHRDGVRRRSSGRSPLSLRDDRATLGVAALSTGLGTLVVTGSAAAERVVELGERTGQSATVAMILPVVAWVFVGIALYVSAVVASNTCATVIAGRTRSLALQRVLGATGAQLRSQITRSGLVAGVVGSVVGAVLGVVVANGALALAAVATVLPGVGLLLPVAVVPVTVLVAAITTAAYRLGSRAVLTIPPLRALDAAAEESVPEGSGARSRWLVASALFVVGAAGIGAAIVLGATSVSALLLAVAAGAVSFTGVVIATPVLVPATIRLVAAGASRSVIGAMAARNSLRSPRRTARATVGLLIAVTLMVTFAVGFGTYARMLQQQSAADPVYYRDIEEQFDQLAVLFASLTGAAGVIAAAGVVVVTALTIAQRTRELGLLRVIGTSRRQVRALVLTETAMTIAVAVLLGVLLGTAYGWSGAYTLLGATPEAQLITPVVPAWVIVTVVAGAVVTGLSAAVGPAARAVRSAPVAALRYE, translated from the coding sequence GTGACCTCGTCACGACACCGTGACGGGGTCCGTCGCCGGTCATCCGGTCGGTCGCCGCTGTCGCTGCGCGACGACCGTGCCACGCTCGGCGTCGCGGCGCTGTCCACCGGGCTCGGCACGCTCGTCGTCACGGGCTCGGCCGCCGCCGAACGCGTCGTCGAACTCGGCGAGCGCACCGGCCAGTCCGCCACCGTCGCGATGATCCTGCCCGTGGTCGCGTGGGTCTTCGTCGGGATCGCGCTGTACGTCAGCGCCGTCGTCGCCTCGAACACGTGCGCGACCGTCATCGCGGGCCGGACCAGGAGCCTCGCCCTGCAGCGCGTGCTCGGGGCGACGGGTGCGCAGCTGCGGAGCCAGATCACGCGCTCGGGCCTCGTCGCCGGGGTCGTCGGCTCGGTCGTCGGAGCCGTGCTCGGCGTCGTGGTCGCGAACGGTGCGCTGGCACTCGCCGCCGTCGCTACGGTCCTGCCGGGGGTCGGCCTGCTCCTGCCGGTCGCCGTCGTCCCGGTGACCGTCCTGGTCGCCGCGATCACCACGGCCGCGTACCGGCTCGGATCCCGTGCGGTGCTGACGATCCCACCGCTGCGTGCCCTCGACGCCGCCGCCGAGGAGAGCGTGCCCGAGGGCTCGGGCGCACGATCGCGCTGGCTCGTCGCCTCGGCGCTCTTCGTGGTCGGTGCTGCGGGGATCGGAGCCGCGATCGTGCTCGGTGCGACGAGTGTGAGTGCGCTGCTCCTCGCCGTCGCGGCCGGAGCCGTGTCCTTCACCGGAGTGGTCATCGCCACCCCCGTGCTCGTGCCCGCGACGATCCGACTCGTCGCGGCCGGCGCCTCCCGGAGCGTCATCGGGGCGATGGCCGCGCGGAACTCACTGCGGTCCCCCCGTCGGACGGCCCGGGCGACCGTCGGGCTCCTCATCGCGGTGACCCTGATGGTGACCTTCGCGGTCGGCTTCGGGACCTACGCGCGGATGCTCCAGCAGCAGTCCGCGGCCGACCCAGTGTACTACCGCGACATCGAGGAGCAGTTCGACCAGCTCGCGGTGCTGTTCGCGAGCCTGACCGGTGCCGCGGGCGTCATCGCCGCCGCCGGGGTGGTCGTCGTGACCGCGCTCACGATCGCCCAGCGCACGCGGGAGCTCGGGTTGCTGCGGGTCATCGGGACGTCGCGGCGACAGGTCCGGGCGCTCGTGCTGACCGAGACGGCCATGACCATCGCCGTCGCCGTCCTGCTCGGCGTGCTGCTCGGCACCGCGTACGGCTGGTCCGGTGCGTACACGCTCCTCGGGGCGACCCCGGAGGCGCAGCTGATCACCCCGGTCGTCCCCGCGTGGGTGATCGTGACCGTGGTCGCCGGCGCGGTGGTCACCGGGCTCTCCGCCGCCGTCGGCCCGGCCGCCCGCGCGGTGCGGAGTGCACCGGTCGCCGCGCTGCGGTACGAGTGA
- a CDS encoding multidrug efflux SMR transporter has product MAWVVLFVSAALETVWATALGESHGFTRLGPSLVFAATIVVSLGAFGYVLRHIPISTAYAVWTGTGAALTVLWGMATGAEPVTLLRLLFIAGIVGCVVGLKLVPARPARGRVRRDSVAPARDSVGAARDSVGAARDSSSAARDSA; this is encoded by the coding sequence GTGGCCTGGGTGGTCCTGTTCGTCAGTGCCGCACTCGAGACCGTGTGGGCGACCGCGCTCGGCGAGAGCCACGGCTTCACCAGGCTCGGACCGAGCCTGGTCTTCGCAGCGACGATCGTGGTGAGCCTCGGCGCGTTCGGGTACGTGCTGCGGCACATCCCGATCAGCACGGCGTACGCAGTGTGGACCGGGACCGGTGCCGCCCTGACCGTGCTCTGGGGCATGGCGACGGGGGCGGAGCCGGTGACGCTCCTCCGGCTCCTCTTCATCGCCGGCATCGTCGGGTGCGTCGTCGGGCTCAAGCTCGTACCGGCGCGGCCGGCGCGTGGACGGGTTCGCCGAGACTCGGTCGCCCCGGCACGAGACTCGGTCGGCGCAGCGCGAGACTCGGTCGGCGCAGCGCGAGACTCGTCCAGCGCGGCACGAGACTCGGCGTAG
- a CDS encoding TetR family transcriptional regulator C-terminal domain-containing protein, whose amino-acid sequence MARSIDIGERRRTVSDAAARVLARNGLGALSVRGVAAEAGLPPSTVRYVFPTQASVRTHALETVFDATARRVDAVPDTLSDRERARRILLELLPLDEERLVELDVYLALGNAALTDPELRPALDRVVSDMQEWTARIVHLVGVPDAERAYEARRLHALIDGLAMHVSRLAPGESADWAIELLDRHLDGLAAR is encoded by the coding sequence GTGGCGAGGAGCATCGACATCGGCGAACGGCGCCGCACCGTGTCCGACGCGGCCGCGCGGGTGCTCGCCCGGAACGGCCTCGGCGCGCTGAGCGTCCGCGGGGTCGCGGCCGAGGCCGGGCTGCCCCCGTCGACCGTCCGGTACGTGTTCCCCACGCAGGCGAGCGTCCGGACGCACGCGCTCGAGACCGTGTTCGACGCGACCGCCCGCCGGGTCGACGCGGTGCCCGACACGCTGTCGGACCGCGAACGAGCGCGCCGCATCCTGCTCGAGCTGCTGCCGCTCGACGAGGAGCGGCTCGTCGAGCTCGACGTGTACCTCGCCCTCGGCAACGCGGCACTGACCGACCCGGAGCTCCGGCCGGCGCTCGACCGGGTCGTGTCGGACATGCAGGAGTGGACCGCGCGCATCGTCCACCTCGTCGGGGTGCCGGACGCCGAACGGGCGTACGAGGCTCGTCGCCTGCACGCCCTCATCGACGGGCTCGCGATGCACGTGTCGCGACTGGCTCCGGGGGAGTCGGCGGACTGGGCGATCGAGCTCCTCGACCGGCACCTCGACGGGCTCGCGGCGCGCTGA
- a CDS encoding phosphatase PAP2 family protein, giving the protein MPLVYAVAVLTPLGQRAEDAALGGVRESDLFGSDTALNVISVPVILLLVVVMVAVAFARRRLAVGLGAGVVVLASAATSTLVKHIAVRPEIAQSTTPNSFPSGHATIALAALFGVLMVTPRRFRPVVTLVGAAYAVFVANQTVVYGWHRVSDIVGASAIALFWVGVVRAVGPRVDRGERGDRDGRRGPRRVVSAVLLIATGLALAVGIAALVVGVSGAAHDHAAMLVAGRLASSVSILAVIAAVWFADGMHTAPRTDAPFS; this is encoded by the coding sequence GTGCCTCTCGTGTACGCGGTCGCCGTCCTGACGCCGCTCGGTCAGCGGGCGGAGGACGCCGCACTCGGCGGCGTCCGGGAGTCCGACCTGTTCGGGTCGGACACGGCACTCAACGTGATCTCGGTGCCGGTGATCCTGTTGCTCGTCGTCGTGATGGTCGCCGTCGCGTTCGCCCGGCGACGCCTGGCGGTGGGGCTCGGAGCCGGTGTCGTCGTGCTCGCGTCGGCAGCGACCTCGACGCTCGTCAAACATATCGCCGTGCGCCCGGAGATCGCCCAGTCGACGACGCCGAACTCGTTCCCGTCGGGGCACGCGACGATCGCCCTGGCCGCACTGTTCGGCGTGCTGATGGTCACGCCGAGGCGCTTCCGGCCCGTCGTCACCCTCGTCGGCGCCGCGTACGCCGTCTTCGTCGCGAACCAGACCGTCGTCTACGGCTGGCACCGGGTGAGCGACATCGTGGGTGCCTCGGCGATCGCGCTCTTCTGGGTCGGCGTCGTCCGTGCCGTCGGGCCTCGGGTGGACCGGGGCGAGCGTGGCGACCGTGACGGACGACGCGGCCCCCGGCGGGTCGTGAGCGCGGTGCTGCTCATCGCCACCGGACTCGCGCTCGCGGTCGGCATCGCGGCGCTCGTCGTCGGGGTGTCCGGCGCGGCACACGACCACGCAGCGATGCTCGTCGCGGGCCGGCTGGCATCGAGCGTCAGCATCCTCGCCGTCATCGCTGCGGTGTGGTTCGCGGACGGGATGCACACCGCGCCCCGCACCGACGCCCCGTTCTCCTAG
- a CDS encoding permease, whose amino-acid sequence MTRATATATTPAPARSLTGPGLVLLAVIVLLGVRIVSPSVGSAGLPDVVQDFLTLAISVVVESLPFVVLGILLSIVVEVWVPVGVLERILPQRAVPRRAVISLIGMLFPVCECGNVPLARGLMLRGFTPAEAVTFLVAAPILNPLVIISTAQAFGWSGWILPVRIVGGFVIANLVGWIVAAHRRPADLLLPAFEARCRATVGAPRSRNRWRDSAAQFGGETATMMPALFVGAGLAAAIQVAVPRSTLVAIGANPVLSVGAMMLLAMTVSLCSNVDAFFALSFASTFLPGSITAFLIIGPIIDVKMIALLRTTFRARFLVLLAVVCVLFAATVGLVMNVLV is encoded by the coding sequence GTGACGCGCGCGACCGCCACGGCCACGACCCCCGCCCCCGCCCGGAGCCTCACCGGCCCGGGGCTCGTGCTGCTCGCCGTCATCGTGCTCCTCGGCGTCCGGATCGTCTCGCCGAGCGTCGGGTCTGCGGGTCTGCCGGACGTCGTGCAGGACTTCCTGACGCTCGCGATCAGCGTCGTCGTCGAGTCCCTGCCGTTCGTCGTGCTCGGCATCCTGCTGTCGATCGTCGTCGAGGTCTGGGTGCCCGTCGGGGTGCTCGAACGGATCCTGCCGCAGCGTGCCGTGCCCCGTCGTGCGGTGATCTCGCTCATCGGCATGCTGTTCCCGGTGTGCGAGTGCGGCAACGTCCCCCTCGCCCGCGGCCTCATGCTCCGAGGGTTCACCCCCGCCGAGGCAGTCACGTTCCTCGTCGCCGCGCCGATCCTCAACCCGCTCGTGATCATCAGCACCGCGCAGGCGTTCGGCTGGTCCGGCTGGATCCTCCCGGTGCGGATCGTCGGCGGGTTCGTCATCGCGAACCTCGTCGGCTGGATCGTCGCCGCCCACCGACGCCCGGCCGACCTGCTGCTGCCCGCGTTCGAGGCCCGTTGCCGCGCGACCGTCGGGGCGCCCCGCTCCCGGAACCGCTGGCGGGACAGCGCCGCGCAGTTCGGCGGTGAGACCGCGACGATGATGCCTGCCCTCTTCGTCGGCGCCGGACTGGCCGCGGCGATCCAGGTCGCCGTGCCCCGCTCGACGCTCGTGGCGATCGGTGCGAACCCCGTGCTGTCCGTCGGCGCGATGATGCTCCTCGCGATGACGGTGTCGCTCTGCTCGAACGTCGACGCCTTCTTCGCCCTGTCGTTCGCGTCGACGTTCCTGCCCGGGTCGATCACGGCGTTCCTCATCATCGGCCCGATCATCGACGTCAAGATGATCGCCCTCCTCCGCACGACGTTCCGCGCACGCTTCCTCGTGCTGCTCGCCGTCGTCTGCGTCCTGTTCGCCGCGACCGTCGGGTTGGTGATGAATGTCCTCGTCTGA
- a CDS encoding multidrug efflux SMR transporter translates to MTWIVLVLSGVLEAVWATALSASDGFKKIVPTIVFVAGMALSMLGLAYAMTAIPVGTAYAVWVGIGASLTVVVAVLRRQEAASFARLALVFGLVACVVGLKVVS, encoded by the coding sequence GTGACGTGGATCGTGTTGGTGCTGTCGGGCGTGCTCGAAGCCGTGTGGGCCACCGCCCTCAGCGCGTCCGACGGGTTCAAGAAGATCGTGCCGACGATCGTGTTCGTCGCGGGCATGGCGCTCAGCATGCTGGGCCTCGCGTACGCCATGACGGCCATCCCGGTGGGTACGGCCTACGCCGTGTGGGTCGGGATCGGAGCGTCGCTGACCGTCGTCGTGGCGGTGCTCCGCCGGCAGGAGGCCGCGTCCTTCGCCCGGCTCGCCCTCGTCTTCGGGCTCGTGGCCTGCGTCGTCGGCCTCAAGGTGGTGAGCTGA
- a CDS encoding DUF4383 domain-containing protein has product MAVKEPGITASPNRGLALTVGAILALWGILGFFFAGEGGHAFFGNDGGYLWGVFLVNPALCLVWTLLAAAMLIGGLGTTIGSRNLNLVAGVVLLVLALYGFLFMNTSANVFALNTVDNGFNAIVGFVLLVTALAADRENLRALRADRDNLDALRAEAAHG; this is encoded by the coding sequence GTGGCAGTCAAGGAACCGGGCATCACCGCTTCTCCGAACCGGGGCCTGGCCCTGACCGTCGGCGCGATCCTGGCGCTCTGGGGCATCCTGGGCTTCTTCTTCGCTGGTGAGGGTGGCCACGCCTTCTTCGGCAACGACGGCGGCTACCTCTGGGGCGTGTTCCTCGTGAACCCCGCGCTGTGCCTCGTCTGGACGCTCCTCGCCGCCGCGATGCTCATCGGTGGCCTCGGCACCACCATCGGGTCGCGCAACCTGAACCTCGTCGCGGGCGTCGTGCTGCTCGTGCTCGCGCTCTACGGCTTCCTGTTCATGAACACCTCGGCCAACGTGTTCGCGCTGAACACGGTCGACAACGGCTTCAACGCGATCGTCGGCTTCGTGCTGCTCGTCACGGCACTCGCTGCCGACCGCGAGAACCTCCGCGCGCTCCGCGCCGACCGCGACAACCTCGACGCGCTGCGTGCCGAGGCCGCCCACGGCTGA